A single window of Gemmatimonadota bacterium DNA harbors:
- a CDS encoding ADOP family duplicated permease encodes MRSGGPRDLAPEVGACIDRVLAAAGLEGEARRDVLADLRAHFEDGLAAGRSAADLLERFGDPEAAGRRIREVWGRTGRERPRRRRMGWGRWMGEVRQAARTLRRSGAVSAMVVATLALGIGANTAVFTALDAVLLQDLPYPDADRLVRVYEREGDVGFNYLRGPVIQAYREWDDVFTDLGALYTYREVGGDLTGGDLPERVVVSSADAGLFATLGVPPLLGRTFRPEESLGSPDGFNAETGSAVAVLSHALWQRRFSGAADVIGRAIEIDGVRREIIGVMPQGFTNPVGSQPDVWVPQNLREGDRNSWGNYYLTSVARLQPGLTVEAARARLAAHADALARVRPEIGDWRPAILPLQEDLVGESRRTMLWVLAGAVALVLLSTCVNAGNLIFARALARSRELAVRGALGANRARLFVHLLLESALLAVGGGVAGLLLGWGALKGLLMLAPEALPALTRPTLSPRILLLGFAVTGVALLLSGLVPALRLSRTPPAEALRSGGRGGTESRRLRSVRSGLVITQLAVALALVVGAGLLVRSFASLRQVELGFQPEGVLTFEVHLPSTRYPEGADRVRFHRTLEQQVAALPGVHAVGATSWLPVNGRYNIWGLSTDPGDLENDDGWSQADVRIIAGDYFDAAGIRVLRGAQAADVDMEGASNVLWINETLAERLFPDEDPLGRLLFAANDERRIVGVVQDVAHTPRGAVAPQIFVPHAQHADDRNWPLTQVVRADGDLGALREQIRGTLARIDPALVLYRPRPLSGWLDASRAQDRFALALMGGFALLALLLSAIGTFGVLSGSVARRRKEIGIRMALGADRASVRRTVLASAAALTAGGAAAGLLVAWVGTRWLDAILFDVGRTDVTVFVGATGLIAGLALVAAWVPALRASRVDPARTLAEE; translated from the coding sequence GTGAGGAGCGGCGGGCCGCGCGACCTGGCCCCCGAGGTGGGTGCCTGCATCGACCGGGTGCTGGCGGCGGCGGGCCTGGAGGGCGAGGCGCGACGCGACGTCCTTGCGGACCTGCGGGCCCACTTCGAGGACGGCCTGGCCGCGGGCCGGAGCGCGGCGGACCTGCTGGAGCGGTTCGGGGATCCGGAGGCGGCGGGGCGGCGCATCCGGGAGGTCTGGGGTCGAACGGGGCGGGAGCGCCCGAGGAGGCGGAGGATGGGGTGGGGGCGTTGGATGGGCGAGGTGCGGCAGGCCGCGCGCACGCTGCGCCGCAGCGGGGCCGTGAGCGCGATGGTGGTGGCTACGCTGGCGTTGGGGATCGGCGCGAACACCGCCGTGTTCACGGCGCTCGACGCGGTGCTGCTGCAGGACCTGCCCTATCCCGACGCGGATCGGCTCGTGCGGGTCTACGAGAGGGAAGGAGACGTCGGCTTCAACTACCTGCGGGGCCCGGTGATCCAGGCCTACCGGGAATGGGACGACGTCTTCACCGACCTGGGCGCGCTCTACACCTACCGTGAGGTGGGCGGCGACCTCACCGGGGGTGACCTCCCCGAGCGGGTGGTCGTCTCCTCGGCCGACGCCGGGCTCTTCGCTACGCTGGGCGTGCCTCCTCTGCTCGGGCGCACGTTCCGGCCGGAGGAGAGCCTGGGCAGCCCGGACGGATTCAACGCGGAGACGGGCAGCGCCGTGGCGGTGCTCTCCCACGCGCTCTGGCAACGGCGCTTCTCCGGCGCCGCCGACGTGATCGGTCGCGCGATCGAGATCGATGGCGTCCGGCGTGAGATCATCGGCGTGATGCCACAGGGATTCACGAATCCGGTCGGCAGCCAACCGGACGTGTGGGTCCCGCAGAACCTGCGGGAAGGCGACCGCAACAGCTGGGGCAACTACTACCTGACGTCGGTCGCCCGCCTGCAGCCCGGCCTCACGGTCGAAGCGGCGCGCGCCCGCCTGGCGGCGCATGCCGACGCGCTGGCGCGCGTGCGCCCCGAGATCGGCGACTGGCGTCCCGCGATCCTGCCCCTGCAGGAAGACCTCGTCGGCGAATCGCGCCGCACGATGTTGTGGGTGCTCGCCGGAGCCGTGGCGCTGGTGCTGCTCAGCACCTGCGTGAACGCGGGCAACCTGATCTTCGCCCGTGCGCTCGCCCGCTCACGGGAGCTGGCCGTGCGCGGCGCGCTGGGCGCGAACCGGGCCCGCCTGTTCGTCCACCTGCTCCTGGAGAGCGCTTTGTTGGCCGTTGGCGGTGGGGTCGCCGGTCTGCTGCTCGGCTGGGGCGCCCTCAAGGGCCTGCTGATGCTCGCTCCGGAGGCGCTGCCGGCCCTCACCCGACCGACGCTCAGTCCGCGGATCCTGCTCCTGGGCTTCGCGGTCACGGGCGTGGCGTTGCTCCTGTCCGGGCTGGTGCCGGCGCTGCGGCTGTCGCGCACCCCGCCCGCAGAAGCGCTGCGCAGTGGCGGAAGGGGTGGCACGGAGTCGAGGCGGCTGCGCTCCGTGCGCAGCGGCCTCGTGATCACCCAGCTCGCGGTGGCGCTGGCGCTGGTGGTGGGGGCGGGCCTCCTCGTACGGAGCTTCGCGTCGCTGCGGCAGGTGGAGCTGGGCTTCCAGCCCGAAGGCGTGCTCACCTTCGAGGTGCATCTGCCTTCGACGCGGTATCCGGAAGGCGCCGACCGTGTGCGCTTCCACCGGACCCTGGAGCAGCAGGTCGCTGCGTTGCCGGGGGTGCACGCCGTAGGCGCCACGTCCTGGCTGCCCGTGAACGGCCGCTACAACATCTGGGGGCTGTCCACGGATCCCGGTGATCTCGAGAACGACGACGGGTGGAGCCAGGCGGACGTGCGCATCATCGCCGGTGACTACTTCGACGCTGCCGGCATCCGGGTGCTGCGCGGCGCGCAGGCAGCGGACGTGGACATGGAGGGCGCGTCCAACGTCCTGTGGATCAACGAGACCCTCGCGGAGCGCCTGTTCCCGGACGAGGATCCACTGGGGCGCCTGCTCTTCGCCGCCAACGACGAGCGCCGCATCGTGGGGGTGGTCCAGGACGTGGCGCATACGCCGCGTGGTGCCGTGGCGCCGCAGATCTTCGTGCCGCATGCCCAGCATGCGGACGACCGCAACTGGCCGCTCACCCAGGTGGTCCGCGCGGACGGGGACCTGGGCGCCCTGCGAGAGCAGATCCGGGGTACCCTGGCGCGGATCGATCCCGCGTTGGTGCTCTACCGCCCTCGTCCGCTCTCGGGTTGGTTGGACGCCTCCCGTGCGCAGGATCGCTTCGCGCTGGCGCTGATGGGCGGCTTCGCGCTCCTGGCCCTGCTCCTCTCCGCGATCGGCACGTTCGGGGTGTTGTCCGGCTCGGTGGCGCGCCGGCGCAAGGAGATCGGGATCCGCATGGCGCTGGGCGCGGATCGCGCGAGCGTGCGGCGGACGGTCCTGGCCTCCGCCGCCGCGCTGACCGCGGGCGGCGCGGCGGCGGGCCTGCTCGTCGCTTGGGTAGGCACCCGCTGGTTGGACGCCATCCTGTTCGACGTGGGGCGGACGGACGTCACCGTGTTCGTCGGCGCCACGGGTCTGATCGCCGGGCTCGCCCTGGTGGCCGCGTGGGTGCCGGCGCTGCGGGCGTCGCGGGTGGATCCGGCCCGGACCCTGGCGGAGGAGTAG
- a CDS encoding glycosyl hydrolase, whose protein sequence is MRTTRILPALAALGALGFGASPSSAAAQQTLQAVQLDSTLLAGYRWRNIGPDRGGRSIAVSGVRGRPDEAYFGAVGGGLWKTTDAGVTWAAVTDHKITSASVGAVAVSETDPDFVVIGTGESCIRGNIMPGDGIYRSRDAGETWEHVGFRNVDAISKVRIHPTDPDIVFAAVFGKYSVDSDERGVYKSTDGGTTWRKVLFRDGKTGAIDISIDRNNPDVLYASLWEAYRKEYQMSSGGPGSGLFKSTDGGETWREITRNPGLPQEGLVGRIGVSVSRANSNRVYALVENDNGGLFSSDDGGATWTLINDDRSIRQRAFYYTHVFADPHDEDVVYLQNTSLFRSEDGGKTLETINNGTHGDFHDFWIDPDQAEHLVVGNDGGGAVSTNTGDSWTDQDFPTAQFYHAITTEHIPYHVCGSQQDNSTLCTPSDWNAARFGFGVSRGFGGGNRGGDVTAGSTELSYVAGGGEPGYIAPDPLDLDQFYSGTNNGSYVDKFNRRLGTSREVNPYPWFYSGEPAIEIRERWQWTFPILFSKVDPTRLYVSSQRLWMTQDGGRTWEQLSGDLTRADPATLQKSGGPITGDMNGPEVYATIFAVGPSKRDVNVIWTGSDDGLVHVTRDGGKTWTDVTPPDMPEFGRVSQIDASAFETGRAYISVRRPLLNDRAPHIWKTSDYGQTWTKIVNGIRNDDYVHAVREDPTRQGLLYAATQHGVYLSYDDGAHWQSLNNNLPDVPVADLIVEDNDLVIGTHGRSFWILDNIAPLRQMTPDLTRQAATLFTPPAGIRSGGPLILSWWLKDKPSWAQLEIVDASGAVVRTFQADTTTPDSTATSDPADRYRAGPDLPLEAGLNHIAWDLRADGFEVFPGMIYWGVRSSGPTLPPGRYTARLTADDHTATAPVTIERNPWITDVTDADLIAQYEFSSAVRDKVTEANRAVIAIRNVKDQLEDRLERSDDGRLASAAETLETNASDVEENIYQVRNRSGQDPLNFPIKVNNRLANLMSMAERGDGPPSTNMPEILGILSDELKGYTDRLDRIWATDLAAVNRELQRLGLPTINPNCTPEGPCPVM, encoded by the coding sequence ATGCGAACGACCCGTATCCTGCCCGCCCTCGCGGCTCTCGGTGCCCTGGGGTTCGGCGCTTCCCCGTCGTCCGCGGCGGCCCAGCAGACGCTGCAGGCCGTCCAGTTGGACTCCACGCTCCTGGCCGGCTACCGCTGGCGCAACATCGGCCCCGACCGCGGCGGCCGCTCCATCGCCGTCTCCGGCGTGCGCGGTCGCCCCGACGAGGCCTACTTCGGCGCCGTGGGTGGCGGCCTCTGGAAGACCACCGACGCCGGCGTGACGTGGGCCGCCGTCACCGACCACAAGATCACGTCGGCATCGGTGGGCGCGGTGGCCGTGTCGGAGACCGACCCGGACTTCGTCGTGATCGGGACCGGAGAGAGCTGCATCCGCGGCAACATCATGCCGGGCGACGGCATCTACCGGAGCCGGGATGCCGGCGAGACCTGGGAGCACGTCGGCTTCCGCAACGTGGATGCCATCTCCAAGGTCCGCATCCACCCGACCGATCCGGACATCGTCTTCGCGGCCGTGTTCGGCAAGTACAGCGTCGACAGCGACGAACGCGGCGTGTACAAGAGCACGGACGGGGGCACCACCTGGCGCAAGGTGCTGTTCCGCGACGGGAAGACGGGTGCCATCGACATCAGCATCGACCGCAACAACCCGGACGTGCTCTACGCATCCCTCTGGGAGGCGTATCGCAAGGAGTACCAGATGTCGAGCGGTGGCCCCGGCTCCGGGCTCTTCAAGAGCACCGACGGCGGGGAGACCTGGCGTGAGATCACCCGCAACCCCGGACTGCCCCAGGAGGGCCTGGTGGGGCGGATCGGCGTATCGGTGTCGCGTGCCAACTCGAACCGGGTCTACGCGCTGGTCGAGAACGACAACGGCGGGCTCTTCTCCAGCGACGACGGAGGCGCCACCTGGACGCTGATCAACGATGATCGCTCCATCCGTCAGCGGGCCTTCTACTACACGCACGTCTTCGCCGACCCGCACGACGAGGACGTGGTGTATCTGCAGAACACGTCGCTGTTCCGCTCCGAGGACGGCGGCAAGACCCTGGAGACCATCAACAACGGCACGCACGGGGACTTCCACGACTTCTGGATCGACCCCGACCAGGCGGAGCACCTGGTGGTGGGCAACGACGGCGGGGGCGCCGTCTCCACCAACACGGGGGACAGCTGGACCGATCAGGACTTCCCGACCGCCCAGTTCTACCACGCCATCACCACGGAGCACATCCCCTACCACGTCTGCGGGTCGCAGCAGGACAACAGCACGCTGTGCACGCCGTCGGACTGGAATGCCGCCCGTTTCGGCTTCGGGGTGAGCCGGGGCTTCGGGGGCGGCAACCGCGGCGGGGACGTGACCGCAGGGTCCACCGAGCTCTCCTACGTGGCGGGCGGTGGCGAACCCGGCTACATCGCCCCGGATCCGCTGGACCTGGATCAGTTCTACTCCGGCACCAACAACGGCTCGTACGTCGACAAGTTCAATCGGCGGCTGGGCACCTCGCGCGAGGTGAACCCGTATCCCTGGTTCTACTCGGGCGAGCCCGCCATCGAGATCCGCGAGCGGTGGCAGTGGACCTTCCCGATCCTGTTCTCCAAGGTGGATCCCACCCGTCTGTACGTGTCGTCCCAGCGGCTGTGGATGACCCAGGACGGCGGGCGCACCTGGGAGCAGCTCAGTGGCGACCTCACCCGTGCCGACCCCGCCACCCTGCAGAAGTCGGGCGGTCCCATCACCGGGGACATGAACGGCCCCGAGGTCTATGCCACCATCTTCGCGGTGGGGCCGAGCAAGCGGGACGTGAACGTCATCTGGACGGGCTCCGACGACGGGCTCGTGCATGTGACGCGGGACGGCGGGAAGACGTGGACCGACGTCACCCCGCCCGACATGCCGGAGTTCGGCCGCGTCAGCCAGATCGACGCATCCGCCTTCGAGACGGGGCGCGCGTACATCTCGGTGCGGCGTCCCCTGCTCAACGACCGCGCACCCCACATCTGGAAGACGTCCGACTACGGCCAGACGTGGACGAAGATCGTCAACGGCATCCGCAACGACGACTACGTGCATGCCGTGCGTGAGGACCCGACGCGCCAGGGCCTGCTCTACGCGGCCACGCAGCATGGCGTCTACCTCTCGTACGACGACGGCGCCCACTGGCAGAGCCTCAACAACAACCTGCCGGACGTACCCGTGGCCGACCTGATCGTGGAGGACAACGACCTGGTGATCGGCACGCATGGCCGCAGCTTCTGGATCCTGGACAACATCGCGCCGCTCCGGCAGATGACGCCGGACCTGACGCGGCAGGCCGCCACGCTGTTCACACCCCCTGCGGGCATCCGCTCGGGTGGACCGCTCATCCTGAGCTGGTGGCTGAAGGACAAGCCGTCGTGGGCGCAGCTCGAGATCGTGGATGCGTCCGGCGCGGTTGTGCGGACCTTCCAGGCGGACACGACCACACCGGACAGCACCGCGACGTCGGATCCGGCCGATCGGTACCGCGCTGGACCCGACCTCCCCCTCGAGGCGGGTCTGAACCACATCGCCTGGGATCTGCGGGCGGACGGCTTCGAGGTCTTCCCGGGGATGATCTACTGGGGCGTGCGCAGCAGCGGACCCACGCTGCCTCCCGGCCGCTACACCGCGCGCCTGACGGCAGACGACCACACGGCCACCGCCCCGGTGACGATCGAACGCAATCCGTGGATCACCGACGTGACGGACGCCGATCTGATCGCGCAGTACGAGTTCTCCAGCGCGGTGCGGGACAAGGTGACCGAGGCCAATCGGGCCGTGATCGCCATCCGCAACGTGAAGGACCAGCTGGAGGATCGCCTCGAGCGTTCGGACGACGGGCGCCTGGCCAGCGCGGCGGAGACGCTGGAGACGAACGCCTCGGACGTCGAGGAGAACATCTACCAGGTCCGGAATCGCAGCGGTCAGGATCCGCTCAACTTCCCCATCAAGGTCAACAACCGGTTGGCCAACCTCATGTCGATGGCCGAGCGGGGAGACGGTCCGCCCAGCACCAACATGCCGGAGATCCTCGGGATCCTGTCGGACGAGCTGAAGGGCTACACGGACCGGCTGGACCGCATCTGGGCCACCGACCTGGCGGCGGTGAACCGGGAGTTGCAGCGGTTGGGGCTGCCGACCATCAATCCCAACTGCACGCCGGAAGGGCCGTGCCCGGTGATGTAG
- a CDS encoding DUF427 domain-containing protein, with product MQESTSRRGPGGWRWFGQERPPFAEEPHPGQESVWDYPRPPRIAEDAREVVVCIGDLELARTRRARRVLETASPPTFYLPPEDVRMEVLHPLAGRSHCEWKGSARYWGLGAAGAHRGAIGWSYPEPSAAFAALRDWLSFYPALCECTVDGERVRPQPGGFYGGWLTSEIAGPVKGTPGTGGW from the coding sequence ATGCAGGAATCGACATCGCGCCGGGGACCGGGTGGATGGCGCTGGTTCGGCCAGGAGCGGCCTCCATTCGCCGAGGAGCCCCACCCGGGGCAGGAGTCCGTGTGGGACTATCCGCGCCCGCCCCGGATCGCGGAGGACGCGCGCGAGGTCGTCGTATGCATCGGCGACCTGGAGCTGGCTCGGACCCGCCGGGCCCGTCGGGTCCTGGAGACGGCCAGCCCACCCACGTTCTACCTCCCCCCGGAGGACGTGCGGATGGAGGTGCTGCATCCCCTGGCCGGCCGCTCCCACTGCGAGTGGAAGGGCAGCGCGCGCTACTGGGGCCTCGGCGCCGCGGGCGCGCACCGCGGGGCGATCGGCTGGAGCTATCCCGAGCCATCGGCGGCCTTCGCGGCGCTCCGCGACTGGCTGTCCTTCTATCCGGCCCTGTGCGAGTGCACGGTGGACGGCGAGCGTGTGCGTCCCCAGCCGGGCGGGTTCTACGGCGGCTGGTTGACCTCGGAGATCGCCGGGCCGGTCAAGGGGACGCCGGGCACCGGCGGATGGTGA
- a CDS encoding M14 family zinc carboxypeptidase, with protein MQPIHRGRRAALFAALLAVLPSMLTAQQAVDEEYTRLIAEHLQDARITTELVDHLPASATVPTPLDFHGRIVGTPGELTYAADIHRYLRAIADASPRATVWSIGETEEGREMVLMAIADEATIRDLERYKGYLQELTDPRVTSDARARELIEGVAKPIYWLTSGMHSPENGGPEMLQELAYRLVVDDGEFYQTIRDNVITFITPVIEVDGREKQVDTYYFNKNRPEGETRLPLMYWGKYVAHDNNRDGMGMLLDLTRNVLGVQLEWAPTIMHDLHEAQNYLYTSTGTGPYNEAFDAITIGEWWVLAQNDVLEMTKRDVPGVWTYNFYDGWTPNYMFTIAHAHNATGRFYEVASYGPDNRTLRVGGSATSREWFRPNPPLSTIEWGPRNNTNIQQSGVLFSLKYTADHRNWFLENYWLKNKRSVDKGREGPVHAWVIPAQQRRKSDAAQAVNDLRFQGLEFHRADRDFEVGGVEVARGDYIVRADQPFRTLADMYFSLQAFSLANPRPYDDTGWTFQLMRNLELETIEDPAVLEQAMSPVTADVHAPGGVEGRGTVLVVEHTTDNNLMSFRYRHAGVRMLAAERDFQMAGRTFRAGAFIVPDADRATLEPSLEELGLSAWATNAVPDVPTHELDLPRIGYVHAWQRTQDEGWVRAALDTYGVPYTYFADQKLREGNLRSRYDVIIYPHVGGSAQSMVNGIARSGDLPLPYQRTDSTPNLGALDESADIQGGMGWEGLVELARFVQEGGTLITEGATARIFPEYGITTGVSVESPDNLITPGSVHRGMITDPTSPIAYGFTGTQLPVYFKGDVVMNVGGGGGGFGFGGGGGPWQNTTPMANRPQLSPWEAPAEQERAERPQVDEAAEFRALARQFGLGGDEDGDGPRVVMSFPQRADQMLLSGALGGGEALQGRAQIVDAPLGDGHVVMFAIRPFWRWQTQGNYFLGFNAILNWNDLGVRPEPATATDGSEGARR; from the coding sequence ATGCAACCGATCCACCGGGGGCGGCGCGCCGCCCTCTTCGCCGCGCTTCTGGCCGTCCTGCCGTCCATGCTCACCGCCCAGCAGGCCGTCGACGAGGAATACACCCGTCTGATCGCGGAGCATCTGCAGGACGCGCGCATCACGACCGAGCTGGTGGACCACCTGCCCGCTTCGGCCACCGTCCCCACGCCGCTCGACTTCCACGGCCGGATCGTGGGCACGCCGGGCGAGCTCACGTACGCCGCCGACATCCACCGCTACCTGCGCGCCATCGCCGATGCGTCGCCCCGAGCCACCGTGTGGTCCATCGGGGAGACCGAGGAAGGGCGGGAGATGGTCCTCATGGCCATCGCGGACGAGGCCACGATCCGCGACCTGGAACGCTACAAGGGCTACCTGCAGGAGCTCACCGATCCACGCGTGACGTCCGACGCACGGGCGCGTGAGCTGATCGAGGGGGTGGCCAAGCCCATCTACTGGCTCACGTCGGGGATGCACTCCCCGGAGAACGGTGGTCCCGAGATGCTGCAGGAGCTGGCCTACCGTCTGGTCGTGGACGACGGCGAGTTCTACCAGACGATCCGCGACAACGTCATCACCTTCATCACACCGGTGATCGAGGTGGACGGCCGCGAGAAGCAGGTCGACACGTACTACTTCAACAAGAACCGGCCGGAGGGCGAGACGCGGCTGCCCCTGATGTACTGGGGCAAGTACGTGGCGCACGACAACAACCGCGACGGGATGGGCATGCTGCTGGATCTCACCCGCAATGTGCTGGGCGTGCAGCTGGAATGGGCGCCGACCATCATGCACGACCTGCACGAGGCGCAGAACTACCTCTACACCTCCACCGGGACCGGACCCTACAACGAGGCCTTCGACGCCATCACCATCGGGGAGTGGTGGGTGCTCGCCCAGAACGACGTGCTGGAGATGACCAAGCGCGACGTGCCCGGCGTCTGGACCTACAACTTCTACGACGGGTGGACGCCGAACTACATGTTCACCATCGCGCACGCCCACAACGCCACAGGCCGCTTCTACGAGGTGGCGAGCTACGGGCCGGACAATCGGACGCTGCGGGTCGGCGGCAGCGCCACCAGTCGCGAGTGGTTCCGACCCAACCCGCCGCTGTCGACCATCGAGTGGGGGCCGCGCAACAACACCAACATCCAGCAGTCGGGCGTGCTCTTCTCGCTCAAGTACACGGCCGATCACCGGAACTGGTTCCTGGAGAACTACTGGCTCAAGAACAAGCGTTCCGTGGACAAGGGCCGGGAGGGTCCGGTCCACGCCTGGGTCATCCCGGCGCAGCAGCGCCGCAAGTCCGACGCGGCGCAAGCCGTCAACGACCTGCGCTTCCAGGGGCTCGAGTTCCACCGTGCCGACCGTGACTTCGAGGTGGGCGGCGTGGAGGTGGCGCGGGGCGACTACATCGTCCGCGCGGACCAGCCCTTCCGGACGCTGGCCGACATGTACTTCTCGCTCCAGGCCTTCAGCCTCGCCAATCCGCGTCCCTATGACGACACCGGCTGGACGTTCCAGCTCATGCGGAACCTGGAGCTGGAGACGATCGAAGATCCTGCGGTGCTGGAGCAGGCGATGTCACCGGTGACGGCCGATGTGCATGCCCCCGGGGGCGTGGAAGGACGCGGGACCGTCCTGGTCGTCGAGCACACCACGGACAACAACCTGATGAGCTTCCGCTATCGGCATGCAGGGGTCCGCATGCTCGCGGCCGAGCGGGACTTCCAGATGGCCGGCCGGACCTTCCGGGCCGGCGCGTTCATCGTGCCCGATGCCGACCGCGCGACGCTGGAGCCCTCCCTCGAAGAGCTGGGCCTGTCGGCCTGGGCCACGAACGCCGTTCCCGACGTTCCGACGCATGAGCTGGACCTGCCGCGCATCGGCTACGTGCATGCCTGGCAGCGGACGCAGGACGAGGGCTGGGTCCGCGCCGCTCTGGACACCTATGGCGTGCCCTACACCTACTTCGCGGACCAGAAGCTCAGGGAAGGCAACCTGCGCTCCCGCTACGACGTCATCATCTACCCGCATGTCGGTGGCAGCGCACAGTCGATGGTCAACGGCATCGCCAGGTCGGGCGACCTGCCGCTGCCCTACCAGCGCACCGATTCGACTCCGAACCTCGGCGCGCTCGACGAGAGCGCCGACATCCAGGGCGGGATGGGCTGGGAGGGTCTCGTGGAGCTGGCGCGCTTCGTCCAGGAAGGCGGTACGCTGATCACCGAGGGGGCGACCGCGCGCATCTTCCCCGAGTACGGCATCACCACCGGGGTCTCGGTGGAGAGCCCGGACAACCTGATCACACCGGGCTCGGTGCATCGCGGCATGATCACCGACCCGACCAGTCCCATCGCCTATGGATTCACGGGCACGCAGCTCCCCGTGTACTTCAAGGGCGACGTGGTGATGAACGTCGGCGGCGGCGGCGGTGGCTTCGGCTTCGGCGGTGGGGGCGGGCCCTGGCAGAACACCACGCCCATGGCCAACCGGCCGCAGCTCTCTCCGTGGGAGGCGCCCGCGGAGCAGGAGCGCGCCGAGCGCCCGCAGGTGGACGAGGCGGCCGAGTTCCGGGCCTTGGCCCGCCAGTTCGGGTTGGGTGGCGACGAGGACGGCGACGGCCCGCGGGTGGTGATGTCCTTCCCGCAGCGGGCGGACCAGATGCTCCTGTCGGGGGCGCTCGGCGGGGGCGAGGCGCTGCAGGGTCGGGCGCAGATCGTGGACGCCCCGCTCGGCGACGGGCACGTGGTGATGTTCGCCATCCGGCCCTTCTGGCGCTGGCAGACGCAGGGGAACTACTTCCTGGGCTTCAACGCCATCCTGAACTGGAATGATCTCGGCGTCCGCCCCGAGCCCGCCACGGCGACGGACGGATCGGAGGGAGCGCGGCGCTGA
- a CDS encoding aminotransferase class I/II-fold pyridoxal phosphate-dependent enzyme, with amino-acid sequence MDRRGFVSTGMAAGLAGAGVAGSGLGGLLSRSGLFRVGKTLPNGNVRLSSNENPLGLSPKAREALIDAIVDANRYPSSADLTNALASYLGVQPAHLTLGFGSTEILQVITHAYQGPSVPLIVAEPTFEDIGDYQATMAYNVVSIPLTKDLQHDVGRMREAASKRPSVVYFCNPNNPTGTVTAAADIDAWIADAPETTTFVMDEAYLEYVTDPRYGHCLKWVDQKPNVIVVRTFSKIFAMAGLRLGYAVSHPDTAVRLREWTVQNSPNVLAAAAGIASLQDDGLVARSVKVNEEARAIVHTTLDELGLEYLPTNTNFIMHRISGDLTTYIDRMRNEGLLVGRRFPPMLEWNRVSFGLPDEMDRWAATLKDFRKKGWV; translated from the coding sequence ATGGATCGCCGTGGCTTCGTCAGCACAGGAATGGCCGCCGGACTCGCGGGCGCGGGCGTGGCGGGTAGCGGCCTCGGAGGCCTCCTGTCCCGCTCGGGCCTGTTCCGCGTGGGAAAGACGCTCCCCAACGGCAACGTCCGGCTTTCCTCCAACGAGAATCCGCTCGGATTGTCCCCCAAGGCACGCGAGGCGCTGATCGACGCCATCGTCGATGCCAACCGCTATCCCAGCTCCGCCGACCTGACGAACGCGCTGGCCTCCTACCTGGGCGTCCAGCCGGCCCACCTCACGCTCGGCTTCGGGTCGACCGAGATCCTCCAGGTCATCACGCACGCGTACCAGGGCCCCAGCGTTCCCCTGATCGTCGCGGAGCCGACGTTCGAGGACATCGGCGACTACCAGGCCACGATGGCCTACAACGTGGTCTCCATCCCGCTGACCAAGGACCTGCAGCACGACGTGGGTCGCATGCGGGAGGCTGCCAGCAAGCGGCCGTCGGTCGTCTACTTCTGCAATCCCAACAACCCCACCGGCACGGTGACGGCTGCGGCCGACATCGACGCCTGGATCGCAGACGCGCCGGAGACGACCACCTTCGTGATGGACGAGGCGTACCTCGAATACGTCACCGACCCGCGCTACGGGCATTGCCTGAAGTGGGTGGACCAGAAGCCCAACGTGATCGTGGTCCGCACGTTCTCGAAGATCTTCGCGATGGCCGGACTCCGGCTCGGCTACGCGGTCTCGCATCCCGACACCGCGGTCCGGTTGCGCGAATGGACGGTGCAGAACAGCCCCAACGTCCTGGCGGCGGCCGCGGGCATCGCGTCCCTCCAGGACGACGGCCTCGTCGCCCGTTCCGTCAAGGTGAACGAGGAGGCCCGCGCGATCGTCCATACCACCCTGGACGAGCTGGGGCTCGAGTACCTGCCCACCAACACCAACTTCATCATGCATCGGATCAGTGGTGACCTGACCACCTACATCGATCGCATGCGCAACGAAGGGCTGCTGGTAGGCCGCCGTTTCCCACCCATGCTGGAGTGGAACCGCGTCTCCTTCGGCCTGCCCGACGAGATGGACCGCTGGGCCGCCACACTGAAGGACTTCCGCAAGAAGGGCTGGGTGTAG
- a CDS encoding DUF2203 domain-containing protein translates to MARHAFTVAEADALLPHVRGVFRRIDAYREAARRRVDRLAVLDVLWGERVRETGHPDHGEFRAAHRGLTRIRHRLERLVDRGLTERGLRLPGGGLEHGLIDFPTTLDGRWIYLCWHKDEPAVQHWHELRGGFVGRRPLTPDVGARLALPSDPARDDDRDLEG, encoded by the coding sequence GTGGCACGGCACGCCTTCACCGTCGCGGAGGCGGACGCGCTGCTCCCCCACGTACGCGGCGTGTTCCGGCGGATCGACGCCTACCGCGAGGCCGCGCGCCGGCGGGTGGACCGCCTGGCGGTGCTGGATGTGCTCTGGGGTGAGCGCGTGCGGGAGACGGGGCATCCGGACCACGGCGAGTTCCGAGCCGCCCACCGTGGGCTCACGCGCATCCGCCACCGCCTGGAGCGTCTGGTCGATCGCGGACTGACGGAGCGTGGGCTACGGCTTCCGGGAGGTGGACTGGAGCACGGCCTCATCGACTTCCCGACCACGTTGGACGGCCGCTGGATCTACCTGTGCTGGCACAAGGACGAGCCGGCCGTCCAGCACTGGCACGAGCTGCGGGGCGGGTTCGTCGGGCGGCGACCCCTGACGCCGGACGTGGGGGCCCGGCTGGCGCTTCCGTCCGACCCGGCCCGGGACGACGACCGCGACCTCGAGGGCTGA